The following proteins come from a genomic window of Alicyclobacillus dauci:
- a CDS encoding ABC transporter permease, whose product MSVTAGAATIAPKEPKKKSKFRKSLKQYPLVYIGAVIVLVMVIVSLLAPWIAPHDPIQVYPDALNDQGIPVGPSSKFWLGADGNGRDVLSRVIWGGRVSLLIGLVSMAINLFVGVVLGLIAGAFGGWVDALIMRITDMILAFPFLLFALALVAVLGSSLWNILFAIGVLGWGVMARVVRGQVLQVRELEYVQAARALGASEWRIMFRIILPNVFGPVIVLSTLNVGSNILVAAGLSYLGVGVQPPTPDWGDMIQAGLTTYTYAPYEMYSAGVALVIAVIGFNLLGDGLRDILDPQSATR is encoded by the coding sequence ATGTCAGTAACTGCTGGTGCAGCGACAATTGCACCAAAGGAACCGAAGAAGAAGAGCAAGTTTCGCAAGTCATTAAAACAGTATCCACTGGTCTATATTGGTGCCGTGATCGTGCTCGTTATGGTCATTGTTTCACTGCTCGCGCCCTGGATTGCACCACACGATCCGATTCAAGTCTATCCAGATGCGTTGAATGATCAGGGGATTCCCGTAGGACCTTCGTCCAAATTTTGGCTCGGGGCGGATGGCAACGGACGTGACGTTCTATCCCGCGTAATTTGGGGCGGCCGTGTGTCACTGCTCATCGGTTTGGTGTCTATGGCGATTAACTTGTTTGTCGGTGTCGTCCTGGGCCTTATCGCCGGAGCTTTTGGCGGTTGGGTCGATGCGCTCATCATGCGTATCACCGACATGATTTTGGCATTCCCGTTCTTGCTGTTCGCACTGGCCCTGGTGGCTGTACTCGGTTCCAGTCTGTGGAACATCCTATTTGCCATCGGTGTTCTTGGCTGGGGCGTGATGGCGCGTGTCGTGCGCGGACAAGTGTTGCAGGTCCGGGAGCTTGAGTACGTGCAAGCAGCGCGCGCACTTGGGGCGTCCGAATGGCGCATCATGTTCCGCATTATTCTGCCAAACGTTTTCGGTCCCGTCATCGTTCTTTCTACACTTAACGTGGGGTCTAACATCTTGGTCGCTGCGGGGTTAAGTTACCTGGGTGTCGGTGTACAACCGCCAACACCTGATTGGGGCGATATGATTCAAGCTGGTTTGACGACGTACACATACGCACCGTATGAAATGTACAGCGCTGGTGTCGCACTCGTTATCGCCGTGATTGGTTTTAACCTTCTTGGTGATGGACTGCGCGACATTCTAGACCCACAGTCTGCAACTCGTTAA
- a CDS encoding ABC transporter ATP-binding protein has protein sequence MAQTTPLLQVEGLKKYFPIKRGLFRKTVGNVRAVDGVDFSLQQGETLGVVGESGCGKSTMGRSVLRLIEPSAGKVLFEGKEITKLTKSQMRAMRREMQLVFQDPYASLNPRYTIAQTLMEPMQIHNIGTKSSQMERVRSLLDRVGLDPEYANRYPYEFSGGQRQRIGIARALTVNPKLIILDEPVAALDVSVQSQVLNLLEDLQSDFNLTYIFVAHDLSVVRHISDRILVMYLGHMAESAESDDLFNEPLHPYTQALLSAVPVPDPDVKRDRIILQGDLPSPANPPSGCPFHTRCPMAMDICKREKPTWKEVRPKHQVACHLY, from the coding sequence ATGGCGCAGACTACACCACTTTTGCAAGTAGAAGGCCTGAAGAAATATTTTCCCATTAAGCGCGGTCTGTTCCGTAAAACTGTCGGCAATGTTCGCGCTGTTGACGGCGTCGACTTTTCGCTGCAACAGGGTGAAACCCTCGGCGTTGTAGGGGAGTCCGGATGTGGTAAGTCGACGATGGGCCGAAGTGTTCTGCGGTTGATTGAACCGTCTGCTGGGAAAGTCCTTTTTGAAGGCAAAGAAATTACAAAATTAACGAAATCCCAAATGCGCGCCATGCGCCGCGAAATGCAACTTGTATTCCAAGATCCATATGCGTCACTCAACCCGCGCTACACCATCGCGCAGACGTTGATGGAACCAATGCAAATTCACAACATCGGTACGAAGAGCAGTCAAATGGAACGTGTGCGTTCCCTGTTGGATCGTGTCGGACTCGATCCAGAGTACGCAAACCGCTATCCATACGAATTTTCCGGTGGTCAACGGCAACGTATCGGGATCGCGCGTGCCTTGACCGTAAATCCGAAGCTCATTATTCTTGATGAACCTGTCGCAGCACTTGACGTGTCGGTACAGAGCCAGGTTCTAAATCTCCTTGAAGATCTGCAGTCAGACTTCAATTTGACTTACATTTTTGTCGCTCACGATTTGAGTGTGGTTCGCCATATTAGCGATCGCATTCTCGTGATGTACCTCGGACACATGGCGGAATCGGCTGAAAGTGACGATCTCTTCAACGAACCGCTTCATCCATATACGCAAGCGTTGCTGTCTGCCGTCCCCGTTCCTGACCCGGACGTAAAGCGCGATCGGATCATCCTCCAAGGTGACCTGCCGAGCCCGGCAAACCCGCCAAGCGGATGCCCGTTCCACACACGTTGCCCAATGGCGATGGACATTTGTAAACGGGAAAAGCCCACGTGGAAGGAAGTTCGACCGAAACACCAGGTCGCGTGCCATTTATATTAA